A segment of the Corythoichthys intestinalis isolate RoL2023-P3 chromosome 16, ASM3026506v1, whole genome shotgun sequence genome:
GTCTGGAGGTCAGTTTGGTTGAAGCCTTTTGTTATGGTGGCCTCTTTTATGTCGGGCCCAAGATATTTTGTTAAACTGTTTCTTTTGTGACTTTTATTAAACTGAATTTTAACCTACGTTGAAACACCAGTGTCCTCGTGTATGTTTGGTCCAATACAATGTAGTTAATCAAATTGTAGCAAAGTTGAATAGTTAAGACTATGATTCAAATGTTGTTGTAgggtgatatactgtatgtttttcattttcaagtaccagaggtgggtagtgacgcgttacatgtactcagttacatttgcttgagtaagtttttgagaaaaatgtacttctaagagtagttttacacagccatactttttacttttacttgagatttttgaagaaaaaacttTACTCTTACCCTGCTACTTTggcctacacaagagtcgttacatttttcctttttattctacttacatattagatttttttttttttttttttgacagcgatgccaagagtagctctaccaatgtcaccaatgagacgttgcaataATAATCACGACgccattacaccaatctgacgcaagcttgccgttccatGATCACGCGAGCCTGTTCATTCACGTAGCGTCttaaaagcaccgtaaaaatgaagtatttgacatagagtgctaccctcaacatgactcgaaagcgtggatttaAACCTCTCACACAGTTTTTatgtggcaccgattgaccacagaaaaacgGACATATGATCCTTTAAATTTCATAACAGTAACTATGAAAGAACTATTCGCTTTTCAAacaaggaactattttctccactaaagggcactcatgttctttggccgaataatgcttcattccttttttttttctttctttcgccggaattcaatttttttgtatttctttgacttaatgcagttatgtaatgggttattgtacattatcattataacaacagttcatatatatataaaaataaaaagtcgtCGTCTTGCCCAAagggcggtatggtctctcctttcaagctcgggtcttCTGTTggatgtatacatacatacacatatggcggaaaacacagacaagactgaaaaagcagtttctgctcttgcacccctctttaaaataaactgctttattttaagccaaaagaactgttgtgtttgatagaatgatatgtctatatgctgccatagcagattcatggcgcattaagcccccaaactatttttaatatgtccgttttaccctgaaaacccccttttacagacatcgcgcaaccgattttgtttcaacccagccataaaaagaaggtaagtaattatatttatgattcaaaatgtctctcatttttagcttagaatcattaattgatgtctaatatttcgttttttaaaaaaatgactttaaaaaaattattcactcgcatattttaaactgttaaacaaattacgtcacaatgaaaaaaacggtGTCTTTAAGTCACgaatatgtacctcataactatcgcttaattgtatttttttgttactgtctcattttccccgatatattagatgataaataatcgatccaaacgaaaatttgaagaaaaaaaaaaggtttaaaagggtatatacagtggggagaacaagtatttgatacactgccaatgggaaaacacattgacagtgtatcaaatacttgttctccccactgtatatgaaaaagaaaatctcgacaactccttgacgtctgcgatgtctgcatcgcgacccttgttatattaccatgtttcacccataaaatcccccaaaaatccggctgtggcccttcacagctgtgtcttggcacttggtgatacatgctacatggagtttttggatcgaaaagaggtaagtatgcgataatatctcgttaaaatcatggcgtctttaattatgctctacaCTATGCTATACACTacagttcaaaagtttgggtccccaaacttttgaacggtagcgtataagcagttactcacaatgttactcattacttacatattcttttcactggatacttttttacctgtacttgagcacattttttggatgactgttTTTACTTGAGGAATATTCTTttaaagtaacactactcttacttgaataaaatttttggctactctacccacctctgtcaaGTACTGTTACCGTATTTATCCATGGTATTTTCAATGTTTGGAAGTATACtgcatcattcattcattcattctttaaACAATTGCCGTTGTAATTAAATGCTAAGATAACACTCAGATGGGCTGAGTGAAGGCACGTCTTTTGAAGCCTGCCCACGGCCATTAGCCCAGATATAATCTAAATGAGCCATATCATCTGCCAGTATGTGTTGTTGGGCAATGCACATCCCTGCGGGGTGTTTACTGTGTATTTACTCACAACCTAATTCTAGTTGGGACCAGCCAAACAGGTCCTTTCAAAAGACGTCAGCAACTGACCATTGTGAACAAAACACAATGCACATGCTTTTGGTGGAAATTACAGGAAGAGTAACCAATATGATCTTAACTCCTTGATGCATATTGACTCCAATTTGGCTTTACGAACCAGTTCGATTTAGATTTGAAAATACCATATTTATTCGTACAATGCAGCTTCATTCATATGCAGTAAGTATAAAATCAAGAGTCAAGTGTTTAAATCTAAATCAAAGCAATACCGTTCGTGAGTGTCTAACTCATTTCTCTCCACCCTCAAACAGCCTCAATGTCTCAACATAATCACACATCAAACTCAAACACACATTGTAACTGTTATTCTTAGCCTTCTTATTTAGAAAACATTTGGTCCGCTGGAGCAATTACGTGAAAATTGGGTGCtaaagtgtcattttgaacTGATGAGTTATGACGGTAGAAACACCCACCCATGGGTGGGACTTCAGCATCAGAAGGAGGGGTGACACATAAATACAGTGCATCCACCTTGACGCATGTTAAACACGGCTTCTTCTCGGGAGCGAAGCTTCCAACCCAACCAGCAGACGTCAAAGTTGACAAAGTTCCAAAGATGGCAGAAGGAGCGTGCTGATGTCTAGAAGGATGGCGATTCAGAGCGAAGAGGAAACCGAACAGGAAAGTTCTTCTCTCTGACCTTCAAAAATATAAGACTGCTTTGATGCTGCGAGATCACAGCATCACTTCAGAAGATGTTGGCGCAAAGAAGATGAGGTGCACAGAAAGAGACAGGTAGGAAAAATCTCATCCTCGCTGCTCACAAACATTAAGTGATCATGTTGCactaccattgacggtgatagatgtgggagggctggcagcatttgaatgatcgctgccaaccctcccagtcaaaatggattggctgtTCGTCGCCGTAAACAGCAGCCAATTAGTCACATTTTTGTCAAAGTCATAAGAagcatactttttcaacatattaaATGTCATTTTGGGATAATTACCCATAAAAATGATCACTATAATTTATCAAGACAAAAGTGACCTCAGGCCAAATAAAGATGCAGTCATATGGAAAAGAAATGCTCTGAAAATGACTACGTGTTCTTCCAAGAACGTAGCCTGAAGCAAACATGGTGTTTGTTTTCCAAACATCGCACTGCGGGCTGAACGTCACTACTGTTTTGGAGTGCGGTTCACTGAATCTTTACATCAAACCAGTTATTGTATTTGTGCAACACTTTTCCACAGCCCCTAGGTTGTAAAGATTGACAGCCAGTCAAATTAGTGTAGGGCGCTCATGATGGATATGTACAGTATCTGAGTGTCTTAAAGTGAAACAAAATGGCCCCGATAATGTTTTTGTCCACAAATTTTGTGTACCTTGCTTGTCATCATCGTAGCATTGATTATATTTCTTTTACGGACCACAAATTCTCAAAGTTTTTGCCATTATTCCACTGCCAGTACCTACTCGACGCAATCTGCTTCGATTTACTTTTCCTTGATTTTTTCCGTATCTCATAATTATGTGTTCAAATGTGCGTAATGTGAGTTTCagtttgtgtccaccttttttTCCACTAGCCGTCATCAACTATAATCCATTGGATCAACCTGCCTGAAGATGGCAGAATACAATATCACGTCAGTGGACACTTCAATCCCTCAGTCCCATATGACGGGCCACAACGTAAACATGTCCAACGGGACCGAGCAACCGTCCTTCCGTATGGTCACAGCGGTCGTCTACAGCATTGTCTTCATCGTGGGTCTCCTGGGCAATTCGCTGGCCATTTTTGTGTTGATCCGCTACGCCAAGATGAAGACCGTGACCAACATATACATCCTCCATTTAGCCGTGGCGGATGAACTTTACATCTTAGGAATCCCCTTCCTGGCCACCAACAGTGTTCTTGACTATTGGCCCTATGGCGATTTCTTCTGCAAGGCGTGCATGACCGCTGACGCCATGAGCCAGTTCATGTCAACCTTTTGCCTGACGGTGATGAGCATCGATCGCTATCTTGCGGTGGTTCATCCCATAAGCAGCGTCAAGTGGAGGAGGCCACAGGTGGCCATGATCCTCAGTGCCATGCTGTGGCTCGTGTCTTTTCTGGTCGTGCTGCCAGTCACCATCTACTCACACGTGCAGGAAGGCTTCAACACCTGCAACATCACGTGGCCTGAGATGCAGCCCTGGTGGTCTGTTGTCTTTATCCTCTACACATCCATCCTAGGCTTCTTCGGACCGCTGTTTGTCATCAGTATCTGCTATTTGCTCATTGTCATCAAGGTACTTGTAACAGTTACTTTTGCATGTGGTACgctatttttgtttaatttaacTAATCTTTTTGTCTCTCCAGGTGAGGTCAGCAGGCGTGCGTGCAGGTGTGACCAGGCGGCGTAGGTCGGAGCGTAAAGTGACCCGTATGGTGGTGATCATTGTTTTAGTCTTTGTACTTTGTTGGATGCCCTTCTTCACTACCAACATTGTAAATCTGATATACACCATCCCTGAGGACGATGCCATAGCTTCAGTCTACTTCTTCTTAGTCACTCTCACTTATGTGAATTCCTgcgccaacccaattctctacggTGTTCTCTCAGATAAATTCAGACAGAGCTTCCAAAGAGTGCTCTGTTTCCACAAACCAAAAGGGGTTGCCAATGTAGAACAGAGGGATGCTAGACTCGCTACACCCCAGGAAGCAAAAATGGGCAACCATGAGCCCCTTTTCCCATCCAGGAATCCTAACCACAATGGATACGCACAGAACATACAGGTAGGCTCTCCTGACCTTTATGAACAAATACTGAGGTAGTTGATataacgtattggcccgaatacaagacggtgttttttgcattgaaatatgactgaaaaagagggggttgtcttacattcaccggccactttattaggtacacctgtccaactgctcattaacacttaatttctaatcagccaatcacatggcggcaactcagtgcatttagtcatgtagacatggtttaagacaatctcctgcagttcaaaccgagcatcagtatggggaagaaaggtgatttgagtgactttgaacgtggcatggctgttggtgccagaagggctggtctgagtattttagaaactgctgatctcctgggattttcacgcacagccatctctagggtttacagagaatggtccaaaaaagaacaaatatccagtgagtggcAGTTTTGTGGGCAGAAATGccctgttgatgccagaggtcagaggagaatggccagactggttcgagctgaaagaaaggcaacagtgactcaaataaccacctgttataaccaaggtaggcagaagagcatctctgaacgcacagtacgtcaaactttgaggcagatgggctacagcagcttaTGAccacgggtgccactcctttcggctaagaacaggaaacagaggctacaatttgcacaagttcatcgaaattggacaatagaagattggaaaaacgttgcctggctactttcagcaggataatgcgccatgtcataaagctggaatcatcttagactggtttcttgaacatgacaatgagttcactgtactcaaatgggctccacagtcaccagatctcaatccaatagagaatCTTTGGAATGTGGTGGAacaggagattcgcatcatggatgtgcagccgataaatctgcaccaactgtgtgatgccatcatgtcaatatggaccaaactctctgaggaatgcttccagcaccttgttgaatctatgccacgaaaaattgaggcagttctgaaggcaaaagggggtctaactcgttactagcatggtgcacctaataaagtggccggtgaatgtatattcggggtctagacatctgtcatgacagatctcagctactctcaagtctaaccagtttgcattattttattgcaatttttttttcttattcagatttgtttcaaggctACAGTTACAGTTGTTGTTtattcacaatagattggtttatttacatttcaaaaaccagaagccattcatttacgaatgtgattgcactttagtttacatatttaaatgttcagatattaggatttgagtgaggcaaaataacatgctttttctctcaagtatattgtaataataatttgtttcagatgtactgtaattattttctgtataaaaatttatttggtgttcaaaaagtcttttttcaaacttgagtcttgaaaaagaggggggtcgtctaataatcagggccatcttatattcgggccaatacggtatacagTACCAGACAAGTCCTGACCTGAGAAATGTATTCAATCAGCTATTTCCATAATTTCATAGTTCTGAGGTTTGGATTTTGAAAATCAGCTTTCAGCTCCCTGCATGAATTTTTCTCCAGacttcctcccacttcaaaaaaacGGGCATGTTAGGTACATTAAATAATCTAAATTGCTGTTAAGTGTTATTAGTCTATCTAGTATATGCGTGGTGATTGATTGCAAACTAAACTGAGATGCACCCAGCCTttaacccaaatcaacaagatcacTAATGAAGTGATATTTGAAATAGATTAAAAGTTTAAGCGAAAtttggaaggaaaaaaaaaatggtttgtcAGAAACTTGAAGATAGATAGAAGAAGATAGAAgatagcaacagtcaaaatgaaagtattaccacaaataaactatttgttctcaatgatcccctttaaacccactcaaaaatggtttcaagacctagactcagccgtcacaaaattctactttaaaaacaagaaaaaccgaattagccttgccaaattgcaaagaaataaaccagaggggggtctagaggcccctaatttccaacactattatatagcaaatcaaatacaatatcttattaggtggttatatcttaacactgaacaacagtcatggctagaattagagcaaacagactgcaaccaaatacaattggcaaacctcccctttattagctctagtattaagcaccatagctgcttcaaaaacccaatgatagcatgtaccttgaaagcctggtggagaggtatggaaattacgcaatcacaacaagccccgtgtaaattctcaccaatctggcacaacccagactttgtagttaataaaattcctatttatttcagcacatgggatgatacgggaataaaccagttacagcatttgtttaaagataatacattcatgtcatatgaaaaaatagtacaagatttccagatcaaaggggtcaatttccttcaatacaataaaatcagggcagccatcagaagcaaatttccatcactaacgggtacgttagacccaccacctttcgtaaataaaaaaataaatatacatcctcaacaaaaaaaaatactttcaaaagtatataaagccctctcatgtaacaactctacttgcctaccaatcgaaaaatggaataacgaactttcggtaacattagataataactattggtccaacatctgtaaaaatgcatttataatgacaaagaataagaaccttcagcttatacagttcaaaatactgcacagatggcatattactcaatctaaaatgcacaaaatggggttctcccaatccgataaatgtataagctgcaacgaagatatttcagatacatactttcatgctctttggcaatgtaaaccaatacaagatttctgggcacaggtaacgaagaaactctctttcctattgaactgcaggattccattgtctccaactctttgtctgcttggcgatctgaatacagtgaatatctctatccatcaaacccgtccactactagcaagtctaacgatagccaaaaaaacaatattgttgaattggaaaaacaaacaaaacattagcattaaccaatggctaaatctaatcattgaatatataacattagagaaaatatctgccaaacagacaaataaaatggacaaatacgaacaacagtgggaaacggtcgcaagaatgatgaacatagactaaggattctctctcacctgcgaaggaatgccacaaaaataataaaattgtatacataaatggatgtatgcggggtgtccagggaagttgtatgcatccttctgcagctggaaactggacatgtttaaatccgaactgttttatacactcccaacagcatgtaataaataatttttcttccttcacagtttagtcggtcaatgggcttattttacaaggatactcatggacaatttggtttccagctgctggggatcatatgcaacttttttgggaacaccctatatattacttatcagacttggaacaattaaggaactatgcgtaaataatacacttcactggtccttggcatacatctaatggtgtttgataaacctcttcttctatcagctttacaggtggagtttgttggcgtcctgccctgggccgtcccgccgccggtcttggcccccgggattttcggccggggcttgtccggttgcgtctggctgtgcggggggtcccgtcgggcgcgcgctggtgtcgtgggcgggtgggggggccgtgcgggtgccggtccggggccgcggcccttccccggccggccggggtggggttggggttggggtgggggccggggggtgtatgcggcagccatggttccctcccaggtccgcccggccggagccgtgtctccctgtaccgggtgccggggaggtgccctctggtgccataccgcgcgcccctcttggcccgggggtgggttgtggggggtgcgcttctctccccttggtctgtttccggccctgtctgcctccctgggccgcggcggccgcggctgccccccggccggcggggtcgttagcggggcctcttggggcccgcggggcctagggtgaggcttgttgtcccttgccggtggggtggacgccccctggtcgccggcgcttggtgtggcgcctgctcggggtgcggggtgggtgctcggtgggtgggaggggggtgggcggtcgcggaggcgccgtgggtgttctggggcggggattgatcggggccctgacgcttcttccgccctggggccggtggttctggtggacggggccacgcccgcgggagcctgcctcttaactcacgcacttctcacttcggcactgtaaatatttttcaccctggcacttacatgctcatacatttctccggggagagttgggacggggctttacagtcccagcccgactcccccctgtttttaatgcaccacacaccaaggttgtgggatggttgggacctgctgggggggggggggggcctcacggctgcctcctcaccacaggccccgccatccctgcaccttttttaaatgcaccacacacatcatactccacaggagagctctggcaaagggcggtgggacgggcggctggacagaaactccatgctgcggtcccactgccccaagccaagctctcctattttaatgcatacattgcactaccctcccctcacacccccatcacggtgctgggtgatggctgccagtcgggaacctggcagccacagtaatagggtgctaggtgggtcccacactttttctatatggcgtggctcccggggtgtggcctcccctctgcctcggctgccggccgcgggagtgggttggggggtcgggtctccgat
Coding sequences within it:
- the LOC130931883 gene encoding somatostatin receptor type 5-like, encoding MAEYNITSVDTSIPQSHMTGHNVNMSNGTEQPSFRMVTAVVYSIVFIVGLLGNSLAIFVLIRYAKMKTVTNIYILHLAVADELYILGIPFLATNSVLDYWPYGDFFCKACMTADAMSQFMSTFCLTVMSIDRYLAVVHPISSVKWRRPQVAMILSAMLWLVSFLVVLPVTIYSHVQEGFNTCNITWPEMQPWWSVVFILYTSILGFFGPLFVISICYLLIVIKVRSAGVRAGVTRRRRSERKVTRMVVIIVLVFVLCWMPFFTTNIVNLIYTIPEDDAIASVYFFLVTLTYVNSCANPILYGVLSDKFRQSFQRVLCFHKPKGVANVEQRDARLATPQEAKMGNHEPLFPSRNPNHNGYAQNIQCIQMEGVRKLDEPLPTSL